In Calditrichota bacterium, a single window of DNA contains:
- a CDS encoding NTP transferase domain-containing protein, with product MKSDLPKVLHPLLGRPMVQYVIDACRAAGVEKIYLVVGYGAERVREALGPGLCYVTQEPQLGTGHALLQVSPLLADYEGDLLVLVGDSPLITPGLLQKLVGLHQKSGAAATFLTAVFDEPPAYGRVLRDVQGRVVRIVEEVDARPEVAAVKEVITSHYCFRAEVVLPLLAKIDNHNAKGEYYLTDIVGILRSAGYQVEALPVDDTRLVWAVNTPEELAVAERLLKELQAAVPLGTEGDR from the coding sequence ATGAAATCCGACCTGCCGAAGGTGCTCCATCCGCTCCTCGGCCGACCCATGGTGCAGTACGTGATCGATGCTTGCCGCGCTGCAGGCGTGGAGAAGATCTACTTGGTGGTTGGCTACGGGGCAGAGAGGGTGCGGGAGGCTCTCGGCCCTGGGCTCTGCTATGTCACCCAGGAGCCGCAGCTCGGCACCGGGCATGCGCTGCTGCAGGTGAGCCCACTGCTGGCGGACTACGAAGGCGACCTTCTCGTGCTGGTCGGCGATAGCCCGCTGATTACCCCAGGCCTCCTTCAGAAGCTCGTGGGGCTTCACCAGAAGAGTGGGGCGGCGGCCACGTTCCTCACCGCGGTGTTCGATGAGCCGCCAGCCTATGGCAGGGTGTTGCGCGATGTGCAGGGGAGGGTGGTCCGCATTGTCGAGGAGGTCGACGCCCGGCCCGAGGTGGCGGCAGTCAAAGAGGTCATCACGTCCCATTACTGCTTTCGCGCCGAGGTGGTCCTGCCGCTTCTGGCGAAGATCGACAACCACAATGCCAAGGGCGAGTACTATCTCACCGACATTGTCGGCATCTTGCGCTCGGCAGGGTACCAGGTGGAGGCGCTGCCGGTGGATGATACGCGCCTGGTCTGGGCAGTGAACACGCCGGAGGAGCTGGCGGTGGCGGAGAGGCTTCTCAAAGAACTGCAAGCCGCGGTGCCCCTCGGCACGGAGGGAGATCGATGA
- a CDS encoding GHMP kinase codes for MSARSLVVSAPGRICLFGEHQDYLGLPVIAAAIDRRIWISGQRREDADFSIDLPDVGDHERFSLPGPVPYKKKRDYLRSGLNVLLRKGLALERGYSCRVHGTIPINSGTSSSSALVVAWVLFLLAAAQDERAADPMFVARCAHEAEVAEFREPGGMMDHVTASFGGVLHIEFAPQVRAESLPARLGRFVLGDSHEPKDTTGLLARVRGGSVTAMEALHRANAALSYHSVSLADIDRHEGMLTPEQTQLLRARIGVRDLTEQARLLLRQKEIDHRRLGALLTAHHRQLGEGLRISTPKIERMIAAALAAGAFGAKINGSGGGGCMFAYAPEHSEEVAEAITAAGGTPHLISVAQGARVEELIL; via the coding sequence ATGAGCGCCCGCTCGCTGGTGGTCTCTGCGCCGGGGCGGATCTGCCTTTTTGGCGAACATCAAGATTACTTGGGACTGCCAGTGATTGCCGCGGCCATCGACCGTCGCATCTGGATTAGCGGCCAGAGGAGGGAAGACGCCGATTTCAGCATCGACCTTCCGGACGTCGGCGACCACGAACGGTTTTCTCTTCCTGGGCCCGTGCCCTACAAGAAAAAGCGCGACTATTTGCGCAGCGGCCTCAACGTACTGCTCCGGAAAGGCCTGGCCCTGGAGAGAGGTTACTCATGTCGGGTACATGGGACCATCCCCATCAACTCCGGTACCTCGAGCTCGTCGGCGCTGGTGGTGGCCTGGGTGCTTTTCTTGCTGGCGGCAGCTCAGGATGAGCGCGCTGCAGACCCGATGTTTGTCGCCCGCTGCGCGCACGAGGCGGAGGTGGCGGAATTTCGCGAGCCCGGCGGCATGATGGATCACGTCACGGCGAGCTTCGGCGGTGTGCTGCATATCGAGTTTGCGCCGCAGGTGCGCGCGGAGAGCCTGCCGGCCCGGCTCGGAAGGTTTGTGCTCGGCGACTCGCACGAGCCAAAGGACACCACAGGCTTGTTGGCGCGCGTGCGGGGAGGCTCGGTGACTGCCATGGAAGCCCTGCACAGAGCCAATGCCGCCCTTTCCTACCATTCCGTCTCACTTGCCGATATCGACCGGCATGAGGGGATGCTCACCCCCGAGCAGACTCAGCTCCTGCGCGCCCGGATTGGCGTGCGCGATCTGACAGAACAGGCGCGCCTCTTGCTTCGGCAGAAAGAGATCGACCACCGCCGCCTGGGTGCGTTGCTCACCGCTCACCACCGGCAGCTTGGCGAAGGGCTGCGCATCTCCACGCCAAAGATCGAGCGCATGATCGCCGCCGCACTGGCCGCCGGAGCGTTTGGGGCGAAGATCAATGGCTCCGGGGGCGGTGGCTGCATGTTTGCCTACGCCCCAGAACACAGCGAAGAGGTGGCCGAGGCCATCACTGCCGCGGGTGGCACGCCCCACCTCATCTCGGTCGCCCAGGGAGCCAGGGTGGAGGAGCTGATCTTGTGA
- a CDS encoding alpha-galactosidase: MARRVAYVVWAALLLSCVAAWARDASAGGSIGKEDRIVVLENNCVVCSLRVENGQLVAETLAGQPGWLKAYGSCTVRVAADGDFALELFWTDWSAPGKKDNADNELTVAARDLQLLSVTSDDPASGSKQTHLLFQHRQASLQVMLTYELPADRPYVRRRVAVCDPKRHRHFLQSVWPRRGTIEGPLALMKSGGFGQPAAVRIQDGAVFWGVEYPAATTLLNPEPTGSAFLSCGHEAGEVVDSLWVASEWVVTGLCPTPHAKLWFSRYVDDMRVAPLRPYLLYNSWYDVRAPEYTERPEDVMNEANVLRIIKDFQREMWQKRGIRLDAFVLDDGWDVYKSDWVLRPQEFPRGLRPLSQALDTMGTQLGIWLGPIGGYSHREWRVGWMKEQGYETVGDQMCIAGSKYHALLKKRVVDFVKEQGVGYFKWDGIQFSCSEPGHGHPLGVYSRRAVMQAVIDLCQSVRAARPDVFLNITSGTWLSPWWLKYANTIWMQGADYGYADVPSISRRDAAMTYRDHVLFEDYGINDFWFPIANLMTHGIIKGNLQKLGGEEEPLDKFTNNALLYFARGVTMWELYISPNLLSEGEWEALAKSIAWARDRFDLLTHTAMIGGHPGKREPYGYVHFVGKRGIVAVRNPFIEPKEIAIPLDPGLGLDDKAASLVVERVYPTRYLLPQLYAAGAEVSVPLQGYETAIFEIYPLAEAPEPLLAGVTFEEVETASGFRHLRLLGEAQQPRLLNPELVAPESLAEVLGQVAALSTSGGQENLPVGQVSTRGGRGELEVAVQIPKGLAKAELAVLFEGEPKVEQSQASLRVSADGREVEPSTEGDLRNWLWAKLKLPEGDHKVTFRVVGGETKWRGTAAAWLVCWVRPPTRELAIPLKQPRDVQRLLPPRPWPSGVVERVVKVGEVKLP; encoded by the coding sequence ATGGCAAGACGAGTGGCATATGTCGTGTGGGCGGCTCTGCTTCTGTCCTGCGTTGCGGCCTGGGCAAGGGACGCCTCCGCAGGGGGGAGCATTGGGAAGGAAGACCGCATCGTCGTCTTGGAGAACAACTGCGTGGTCTGCTCATTGCGAGTGGAGAATGGGCAGCTCGTCGCCGAAACGTTGGCAGGGCAGCCTGGGTGGCTCAAGGCGTATGGGAGCTGCACCGTCCGCGTTGCCGCCGATGGTGACTTTGCCCTGGAACTTTTCTGGACAGATTGGTCAGCTCCGGGCAAGAAAGACAACGCCGACAACGAGTTGACCGTCGCGGCACGGGACCTGCAACTGTTGTCCGTGACGAGCGACGACCCTGCAAGTGGCAGCAAGCAGACGCATTTGCTGTTCCAGCACCGCCAAGCCTCCCTGCAGGTGATGCTCACCTATGAGCTGCCGGCAGACCGCCCGTACGTCAGGCGGCGTGTCGCAGTGTGTGACCCGAAACGCCACCGGCACTTTCTCCAGTCGGTATGGCCGCGCCGCGGCACTATCGAAGGGCCGCTGGCGCTTATGAAAAGCGGCGGTTTTGGACAGCCGGCCGCCGTACGCATCCAGGATGGCGCGGTGTTCTGGGGCGTGGAGTATCCTGCGGCCACGACCTTGTTGAATCCGGAGCCGACGGGCTCAGCTTTTCTGAGCTGCGGGCACGAGGCAGGGGAGGTGGTGGACAGCCTGTGGGTCGCGAGCGAGTGGGTGGTGACTGGTCTTTGCCCAACACCGCACGCCAAGCTCTGGTTCTCCCGGTACGTGGACGACATGCGCGTCGCGCCACTGCGCCCCTACCTGCTCTACAACTCCTGGTACGACGTGCGCGCCCCGGAGTACACCGAGCGGCCAGAGGATGTGATGAACGAAGCCAACGTGCTGCGCATCATCAAGGACTTTCAGCGCGAGATGTGGCAGAAGCGGGGCATCCGCCTGGACGCCTTCGTGCTGGACGATGGCTGGGACGTGTACAAGAGCGACTGGGTGTTGCGCCCGCAGGAGTTTCCCCGTGGTCTACGACCTTTGAGCCAAGCCCTGGATACGATGGGCACGCAGCTGGGCATCTGGCTGGGGCCCATCGGCGGCTATTCGCACAGAGAGTGGCGCGTCGGCTGGATGAAAGAGCAGGGCTACGAGACCGTGGGCGACCAGATGTGCATCGCCGGCTCAAAGTACCACGCTTTGCTGAAAAAACGGGTGGTGGATTTCGTCAAAGAGCAGGGCGTGGGCTACTTCAAGTGGGATGGCATCCAGTTCTCCTGCAGTGAGCCGGGGCATGGGCATCCCCTGGGCGTGTATTCGCGGCGCGCCGTCATGCAGGCGGTGATTGACCTTTGCCAGTCGGTGCGCGCTGCCCGTCCAGACGTCTTTCTCAACATCACCTCCGGCACTTGGCTCAGCCCCTGGTGGCTCAAGTACGCCAACACCATCTGGATGCAAGGCGCTGATTATGGCTATGCCGATGTGCCTTCCATCAGCCGCCGCGATGCCGCCATGACCTATCGTGACCATGTCCTGTTCGAGGACTATGGCATCAACGACTTTTGGTTCCCCATTGCCAACCTGATGACCCATGGCATCATCAAGGGAAATCTGCAGAAACTTGGGGGTGAGGAGGAGCCGCTGGACAAGTTCACCAACAACGCCCTCCTCTACTTTGCCCGAGGGGTGACGATGTGGGAGCTGTACATTTCGCCTAACCTTCTCAGTGAAGGCGAATGGGAGGCCCTGGCCAAATCCATCGCCTGGGCGCGCGACCGCTTTGACCTGCTGACGCACACGGCCATGATCGGCGGCCACCCAGGCAAGCGCGAGCCCTACGGCTATGTGCACTTTGTCGGCAAGCGTGGCATCGTTGCGGTGCGCAACCCGTTCATCGAGCCAAAGGAGATCGCCATCCCACTCGACCCTGGATTGGGCCTAGACGACAAGGCAGCGTCGCTGGTGGTGGAGCGCGTCTACCCCACGCGCTACCTCTTGCCGCAGCTCTACGCCGCCGGCGCCGAAGTGTCGGTGCCTCTCCAGGGATACGAGACGGCGATTTTTGAAATCTACCCGCTCGCCGAAGCGCCCGAGCCGCTGCTCGCCGGAGTGACGTTCGAAGAAGTGGAGACGGCGTCCGGCTTCCGCCATTTGCGCCTGCTTGGTGAGGCACAACAGCCGCGCCTGTTGAACCCCGAGCTGGTGGCACCGGAATCGCTGGCAGAGGTTCTCGGCCAGGTTGCTGCCCTTTCCACTTCCGGGGGCCAGGAGAATCTTCCTGTCGGCCAGGTGAGCACAAGAGGCGGCAGAGGTGAGCTGGAGGTGGCCGTCCAGATTCCCAAAGGGCTGGCAAAAGCGGAGCTGGCCGTCCTCTTTGAAGGTGAGCCCAAGGTGGAACAGAGCCAGGCCTCTTTGCGCGTAAGCGCAGACGGCCGGGAGGTTGAGCCATCCACCGAAGGAGATCTGCGCAACTGGCTGTGGGCGAAGCTAAAGTTGCCCGAAGGTGACCACAAGGTGACCTTCCGGGTGGTCGGTGGCGAGACGAAATGGCGAGGGACTGCTGCGGCGTGGCTGGTCTGTTGGGTGCGCCCCCCGACGCGGGAATTGGCTATACCGTTGAAACAGCCGCGCGATGTGCAACGTTTGCTCCCCCCGCGCCCCTGGCCCTCAGGAGTGGTCGAACGGGTGGTGAAGGTGGGCGAAGTCAAGCTTCCATGA